One Mycolicibacterium sarraceniae genomic window carries:
- a CDS encoding septum formation family protein, with product METMLQLSEREDVTPELPEQGTPRRGFLGTFQATSTRRALLLTALGALLIAGVVTALPIGFNNRLAGYAGSDPLSGFKGTAAFANAKAGNCLNWPGKDPDSATIVDCKNDHRFEVAESVDTRTYPGTEYGPDAPPPNAARIQQISLEHCQPAVERYLGDKFDPNSKFTISMLWSGDKAWKQDGERRMLCGLQLPGADGQQTAVKGRVAEVDQSKVWPAGTCLGIDQPTSQPTDIPVDCGAPHAIEVTGSVNLAEKFSGTLPTEADQDAFIKEACTRMTDAYLAPLQLRSTTLTLIYSTISLPSWTAGSHQVACSIGATLGNGGWATLINPAKGALLINGMPPVPPPDIPQERLSLPSIPLLPSIPSTQYAPSTSDSSQSGQSGQSTQSTQTQHLPQQSTQQTQVPTSTAAPSSTAGAPPPQQGNVLNGEFVPAQPAGPPLDAPPMDGPPPPAAPPPPAGPPPGPVDVVPPPA from the coding sequence ATGGAGACGATGTTGCAGTTATCCGAGCGCGAGGACGTCACGCCCGAGCTGCCCGAACAGGGCACGCCGCGGCGCGGCTTTCTGGGCACTTTCCAGGCCACCTCGACGCGCCGGGCACTCCTGCTGACCGCGCTGGGTGCCCTGCTGATCGCCGGCGTCGTGACCGCCCTGCCGATCGGGTTCAACAACCGGCTGGCCGGTTATGCCGGCTCCGACCCGCTGTCGGGCTTCAAAGGCACCGCGGCATTCGCCAACGCGAAGGCGGGCAACTGCCTGAACTGGCCGGGCAAGGATCCCGACTCCGCCACCATCGTCGACTGCAAGAACGACCACCGCTTCGAAGTCGCAGAGTCGGTCGATACGCGGACCTACCCGGGGACCGAATACGGCCCTGACGCCCCGCCGCCGAACGCCGCGCGCATCCAGCAGATCAGCCTGGAACACTGCCAGCCGGCCGTTGAGCGCTACCTCGGCGACAAGTTCGATCCCAACAGCAAGTTCACCATCAGCATGCTGTGGTCAGGTGACAAGGCCTGGAAGCAGGACGGCGAGCGACGGATGCTGTGCGGCCTGCAGCTGCCGGGAGCCGACGGCCAGCAGACCGCCGTCAAGGGCCGGGTGGCCGAGGTCGACCAGTCCAAGGTCTGGCCGGCCGGCACCTGCCTCGGCATCGACCAGCCCACCAGCCAGCCCACCGATATCCCGGTCGACTGCGGCGCACCGCACGCCATTGAAGTCACCGGCTCGGTGAACCTGGCCGAAAAATTCTCCGGCACCCTGCCGACCGAAGCCGACCAGGACGCGTTCATCAAGGAAGCATGCACGCGGATGACCGATGCCTACCTGGCGCCGCTACAACTGCGCTCCACCACCCTGACGCTGATTTACAGCACGATCTCGCTGCCGAGCTGGACCGCGGGCAGCCACCAGGTGGCTTGCAGCATCGGCGCCACGCTGGGCAACGGTGGCTGGGCGACGCTGATCAACCCGGCCAAGGGTGCGCTACTCATCAACGGGATGCCGCCCGTCCCGCCGCCGGACATTCCCCAGGAACGGCTGAGCCTTCCGTCGATTCCGCTGCTGCCGTCGATCCCGAGCACGCAGTACGCACCGTCGACCAGTGACAGCAGCCAGTCCGGCCAATCGGGCCAGTCGACGCAGTCCACCCAGACCCAGCACCTGCCGCAGCAGTCGACGCAGCAGACGCAGGTGCCTACCTCGACCGCAGCGCCCAGCAGCACCGCGGGGGCTCCGCCACCGCAGCAAGGCAACGTCCTCAACGGGGAGTTCGTACCCGCGCAGCCGGCGGGACCGCCGCTGGACGCACCGCCGATGGACGGACCCCCGCCGCCAGCGGCCCCGCCGCCACCCGCAGGCCCGCCGCCCGGTCCGGTCGACGTCGTTCCCCCACCGGCTTAG
- a CDS encoding metallopeptidase family protein: protein MPVRMDPQRFEELVGDALDLIPPGLAKAIDNVVILIEDQHPEEPDLLGLYDGVALTERDSSYAGSLPDTVTIYREPLLDMCDTEADVVEEVAITVIHEIAHHFGIDDDRLHELGWG from the coding sequence GTGCCTGTACGGATGGACCCGCAGCGGTTCGAGGAATTGGTCGGCGACGCGCTGGATCTGATTCCACCCGGACTTGCCAAGGCGATCGACAACGTCGTGATACTGATCGAAGATCAGCACCCCGAGGAGCCCGATCTGCTGGGTCTTTACGACGGCGTCGCGCTCACCGAACGCGATTCCAGTTACGCTGGCTCACTTCCGGATACCGTTACGATCTATCGGGAACCATTGCTGGACATGTGCGACACCGAGGCCGACGTGGTCGAAGAAGTCGCGATCACCGTAATCCATGAGATAGCACACCATTTCGGTATCGACGACGATCGTCTGCACGAATTAGGCTGGGGCTGA
- a CDS encoding zinc ribbon domain-containing protein has product MTAPHDEVPTMECSVCRIDVPAGAFCGYCGDHLASEPTRGPKWLRGDTFGAAPGESVLLPSIASSLFPHLPQRSRIPFRVGIALVLLGLVAFSVAKLPAALITVAALGLPLLFVLYLVESQVYRDLAGWLLVLTGVVSAALGAGWILLTGEMVARAYGVPMATGLAIHHLMREGIAIPTGAMILMLVPIVLVRLMRSKPREVLDGFVVGAFAALIFAAAATLTRLAPQFAAGLLAYSRPIKGLIVEAGICGLTIPLTAAAAGGLFGMALWFRGQTTNSHEHPGRVRAALLGLTVLVLILHVAVGAADVMGWPQLSMLGIHVVMTLLSLVLLRIGVQLALLHEVPDPIDEHAPMLCPHCEHVVPDMAFCPACGAATRASSRVSRRQRRETRPVRQPVAEGS; this is encoded by the coding sequence ATGACGGCGCCTCACGACGAAGTTCCGACGATGGAGTGTTCGGTCTGCCGGATCGACGTCCCGGCCGGTGCGTTCTGCGGCTACTGCGGCGACCATCTGGCCTCCGAGCCAACGCGCGGCCCGAAGTGGTTGCGCGGCGACACCTTTGGGGCCGCCCCAGGGGAGAGCGTGCTGCTCCCCTCGATCGCCAGTTCGTTGTTTCCCCATCTGCCTCAGCGCTCGCGAATCCCGTTCCGGGTCGGTATCGCACTGGTGCTCCTAGGCCTTGTCGCATTCTCGGTGGCCAAACTGCCTGCGGCGCTGATCACCGTCGCCGCCCTGGGGTTGCCGTTGCTGTTCGTGCTCTATCTGGTCGAGTCCCAGGTGTACCGCGACCTGGCCGGCTGGCTTCTGGTGCTGACCGGAGTCGTCAGCGCTGCACTCGGAGCGGGCTGGATCCTGCTGACCGGGGAGATGGTCGCCCGCGCCTACGGCGTACCGATGGCCACGGGCCTGGCCATCCATCACCTGATGCGGGAAGGTATCGCCATCCCGACCGGTGCGATGATCCTGATGCTGGTGCCGATCGTCCTGGTCCGGCTGATGCGCTCAAAGCCGCGAGAAGTACTGGACGGCTTCGTGGTTGGGGCATTTGCCGCGCTCATCTTCGCCGCGGCCGCGACGCTGACAAGACTGGCCCCGCAGTTCGCCGCCGGCCTGCTCGCATACAGTCGGCCCATCAAAGGACTGATCGTCGAGGCCGGCATCTGCGGCCTGACGATTCCCCTGACCGCGGCCGCCGCGGGCGGTCTGTTCGGCATGGCCTTGTGGTTCCGGGGCCAGACCACCAATTCCCACGAGCATCCCGGCCGTGTGCGTGCGGCATTGCTCGGTCTGACCGTGCTGGTGCTGATCCTCCATGTCGCCGTTGGGGCGGCGGACGTCATGGGTTGGCCGCAACTTTCGATGCTCGGGATCCATGTCGTGATGACACTGCTCTCCCTGGTGTTGTTACGGATCGGTGTGCAACTGGCGCTGCTGCACGAGGTGCCCGACCCCATCGACGAGCATGCACCGATGCTGTGCCCGCACTGCGAGCACGTCGTACCGGATATGGCCTTCTGCCCGGCCTGCGGCGCCGCGACCCGGGCCTCGTCGCGCGTATCGCGCCGCCAACGTCGTGAAACGCGGCCGGTGCGCCAGCCCGTGGCGGAGGGTTCGTGA
- a CDS encoding S53 family peptidase, which translates to MGLLGVLTAAAVLVADLHRHSAPAEAGAISGPYASLLASSVDLGPAHTDHIQLTAALRDDSRPDLLMGWAVQQNLSVRWRPGDTWAILEGAPAAVSGAFGVEVHDYRGKRGQVFYASPQQPSVPQSLSAELAGLGRILGYTPHRESKVWMLPLEVPDQGLNPSALLRTYNAMPLHEKGYTGTGTTVVVFAFDGFDQADLNTFSTTFNLPKFTPDVVGGMPPARRGEATMDLEAIHAIVPDAKKVLVNARSTVEGDGSYEKIAKLMEDTERSYPGAVWSFSIGWGCDKLITAPDLVPVRAALSAAHRSGTTAFDASGDLAGLDCKGGDEWSSPPSENDVGLDAVASMPEMTDVGGTTVSTDANGGWLAEQSWFDPPLSQGTGGGVSALFERPDWQQDLNVPNGAGKRLTPDISAVADPFTGVQIVFNQEVIIGGGTSLAAPIWAGLTALMNQYVVDMGGSLIGNLNPILYTIARGTPLPAFRDVVLGGNAVANAGPGYDLVTGLGTPNVENLARNVLVTQKVVDR; encoded by the coding sequence GTGGGGCTGTTGGGGGTGCTCACCGCAGCCGCAGTACTGGTCGCTGATCTCCATCGGCATTCGGCGCCCGCCGAAGCCGGGGCGATCAGCGGCCCGTACGCGTCTCTGCTCGCCAGCTCGGTCGACCTCGGTCCGGCACATACCGACCACATTCAGCTGACCGCGGCACTGCGCGACGACTCCCGTCCCGATCTTCTGATGGGATGGGCTGTCCAACAAAACCTTTCGGTGCGCTGGCGCCCGGGAGACACCTGGGCGATCCTGGAAGGCGCGCCCGCCGCGGTGTCCGGTGCCTTCGGCGTCGAAGTCCACGACTACCGGGGCAAGCGCGGCCAGGTCTTCTACGCCTCGCCGCAGCAGCCGTCTGTTCCGCAATCACTCAGCGCGGAGCTCGCCGGTCTCGGCCGCATCCTGGGCTATACGCCGCACCGCGAGTCCAAGGTCTGGATGCTGCCGCTGGAGGTCCCCGACCAAGGCCTGAACCCCAGCGCTCTGCTGCGCACGTACAACGCGATGCCGTTGCACGAGAAGGGCTACACCGGCACGGGCACGACCGTCGTCGTATTCGCTTTCGACGGTTTCGACCAAGCCGACCTCAATACCTTCTCGACCACGTTCAACTTGCCGAAGTTCACCCCGGACGTCGTCGGCGGCATGCCGCCGGCCCGCCGCGGCGAGGCGACCATGGACCTCGAGGCGATCCACGCGATCGTGCCCGACGCGAAAAAGGTTCTCGTCAACGCACGCTCGACCGTCGAGGGTGACGGATCGTACGAGAAGATCGCGAAATTGATGGAGGACACCGAACGGAGTTATCCGGGTGCGGTGTGGAGCTTTTCCATCGGCTGGGGTTGCGACAAGCTGATCACTGCTCCCGACCTGGTGCCGGTGCGCGCAGCACTGTCCGCTGCGCACCGCTCGGGCACAACGGCTTTCGACGCCAGCGGTGACTTGGCCGGCCTCGATTGCAAGGGCGGCGACGAGTGGTCGTCACCGCCGAGCGAGAACGACGTCGGGCTCGACGCGGTGGCCTCCATGCCGGAGATGACCGACGTGGGTGGCACGACGGTGTCCACCGACGCCAACGGCGGCTGGCTTGCCGAACAATCGTGGTTCGACCCGCCGCTGTCCCAGGGCACCGGCGGAGGCGTCTCGGCCCTTTTCGAGCGCCCGGATTGGCAACAGGATCTCAACGTCCCCAATGGCGCCGGTAAGCGGCTGACCCCAGATATCTCGGCGGTTGCCGATCCGTTCACCGGTGTGCAGATTGTCTTCAACCAGGAGGTGATCATCGGCGGCGGGACCTCGCTGGCGGCGCCGATCTGGGCCGGTTTGACCGCATTGATGAACCAGTACGTGGTCGACATGGGCGGCTCGCTGATCGGGAATCTCAACCCGATCCTCTACACGATCGCCCGCGGCACACCGCTGCCGGCGTTTCGCGATGTCGTCCTGGGCGGCAACGCGGTGGCCAACGCCGGTCCGGGTTATGACCTGGTCACGGGGCTGGGCACCCCGAATGTCGAGAACCTCGCGCGGAATGTTCTAGTGACCCAAAAGGTGGTCGACCGATGA